A portion of the Tenacibaculum todarodis genome contains these proteins:
- the cysS gene encoding cysteine--tRNA ligase, producing the protein MELYKENQLKIYNSLSKSKELFKPVEEGYVGMYVCGPTVYSNAHLGNVRTFMFFDVAFRYFLHLGYKVRYVRNITDAGHLENDADEGEDRIAKRARLEQIEPMEVVQRYTVDFHDVLKKYNFLPPSIEPTATGHIVEQIEMIKEIIEKGFAYEVNGSVYFDVLEYNKKENYGILSGRKVEDLIHNTRSLDGQSDKKNPQDFALWKKADERHIMRWPSPWSDGFPGWHLECSVMSSKYLGEQFDIHGGGMDLKFPHHECEIAQSKTCSGHDPVNYWMHTNMLLLNSQKMAKSTGNYILPDEILTGENDILPKAFSASVVRFFNMQANYRSILDFSGDALVASEKGHTKLMEAVSLLDKIEAGNTSTFNVENWKKDCYAAMNDDFNTPMLISNLFEAVKAINQIKDGKASLTAEDLELLKTTLNAFVFDVLGLQNEVDQKSSDKLGGVVEMLIKMRKDARENKDWALSDEIRDKLLDLGIQLKDGKDGTTFSVN; encoded by the coding sequence ATGGAATTATACAAAGAAAATCAGCTTAAAATATACAATTCGCTTAGTAAAAGCAAAGAACTTTTTAAACCTGTAGAAGAAGGTTATGTTGGCATGTATGTTTGCGGACCAACAGTATATAGCAATGCACACTTAGGAAACGTAAGAACCTTTATGTTTTTTGATGTGGCTTTTCGCTATTTTTTACATTTAGGTTATAAGGTACGTTATGTACGTAATATTACAGATGCAGGACATTTAGAAAATGATGCAGATGAAGGTGAAGATAGAATTGCAAAAAGAGCACGTTTAGAGCAAATTGAACCTATGGAAGTTGTGCAGCGTTACACTGTAGATTTTCATGATGTTTTAAAGAAATACAACTTTTTACCGCCAAGTATAGAGCCAACTGCAACAGGTCATATTGTAGAGCAGATAGAAATGATTAAAGAAATCATTGAAAAAGGTTTTGCTTATGAGGTAAATGGTTCTGTGTATTTTGATGTGTTAGAATACAATAAAAAAGAAAATTACGGAATCCTTTCAGGAAGAAAAGTAGAAGATTTAATACACAATACACGTTCTTTAGACGGTCAGTCAGACAAGAAAAATCCACAAGATTTTGCACTATGGAAAAAAGCAGACGAACGCCATATTATGCGTTGGCCTTCACCTTGGAGTGATGGTTTTCCTGGTTGGCATTTAGAGTGTTCAGTTATGAGTTCTAAATATTTAGGAGAACAATTTGATATTCACGGAGGCGGAATGGATTTAAAATTCCCGCATCACGAGTGTGAAATTGCGCAATCTAAAACGTGTTCAGGTCACGATCCAGTAAATTATTGGATGCACACAAATATGTTGCTGTTAAATAGTCAAAAAATGGCAAAATCTACTGGAAATTATATTCTTCCAGATGAAATTTTAACAGGAGAAAACGATATTTTACCAAAAGCATTTTCAGCAAGTGTAGTTCGTTTCTTTAACATGCAAGCAAATTACAGAAGTATATTAGATTTTTCTGGTGATGCTTTAGTAGCTTCAGAAAAAGGACATACAAAACTAATGGAAGCAGTAAGTCTTTTAGATAAGATTGAAGCAGGAAATACATCAACATTTAATGTAGAAAATTGGAAAAAAGATTGTTACGCAGCAATGAATGACGATTTTAATACACCAATGTTAATTTCTAACTTGTTTGAAGCGGTAAAAGCGATCAACCAGATTAAAGATGGAAAAGCTAGTTTAACTGCGGAAGATTTAGAATTGTTAAAAACTACATTAAACGCTTTTGTTTTTGATGTATTAGGTTTACAAAATGAAGTTGACCAGAAAAGTTCTGACAAATTAGGTGGAGTAGTAGAGATGCTAATTAAAATGCGTAAAGACGCTAGAGAAAATAAAGATTGGGCTTTGTCTGATGAAATTAGAGATAAATTATTGGATTTAGGAATTCAATTAAAAGACGGTAAAGACGGCACAACGTTTTCTGTAAATTAG
- the yidD gene encoding membrane protein insertion efficiency factor YidD: protein MLKKFLTYPFILLVRFYQTAISPFTPATCRYSPTCSHYTIEALQKHGVFSGGWLAIKRIFSCHPWGGSGYDPVPEKKE from the coding sequence ATTTTGAAAAAATTTTTAACATATCCATTTATATTGTTAGTTCGTTTTTATCAAACGGCAATATCACCATTTACACCTGCAACTTGTAGATACAGTCCAACATGTTCTCATTATACAATAGAAGCATTGCAAAAACACGGTGTATTTAGTGGTGGTTGGTTAGCAATAAAAAGAATATTTAGTTGTCATCCTTGGGGAGGAAGTGGTTATGATCCTGTTCCAGAGAAAAAAGAATAA
- the lgt gene encoding prolipoprotein diacylglyceryl transferase, translating into MNFLSIVWDPSIGIDLGFFVIRWYSLMFVVAFLLGLRLMKKIYVEDKIPVEKLDTLFMYVFISMLVGMRFGDVFFYSWDYYQNHLLEIILPMKKLADGSWKFVGYAGFASHGAAIAIPLALYFYAKKHLNKPWLFILDRLGIMVALAGFFIRMGNFFNSEIYGKPTNSNWGVIFKGDGQTIPRHPTQLYEAFSYLILFFALWYLYWKTDKKNQTGFLFGLFMVVLWSLRFFIEFLKEAQVEGREDWVLNSLNTGQILSIPLVLIGFWLMFRKTKKA; encoded by the coding sequence ATGAATTTTTTATCAATAGTTTGGGATCCTTCAATAGGTATCGATTTAGGTTTTTTTGTAATCCGTTGGTACAGTTTAATGTTTGTGGTAGCATTTTTATTAGGATTACGCTTAATGAAGAAGATTTACGTTGAAGATAAAATACCTGTAGAAAAACTAGATACACTTTTTATGTATGTTTTTATCTCTATGCTAGTAGGTATGCGTTTTGGAGATGTGTTCTTTTATAGTTGGGACTATTATCAAAATCATTTATTAGAGATAATTTTACCAATGAAAAAATTAGCAGACGGGTCTTGGAAGTTTGTTGGTTATGCGGGTTTTGCTAGTCATGGAGCAGCAATAGCAATTCCATTAGCATTATATTTCTATGCAAAAAAGCACTTAAACAAACCGTGGTTGTTTATTTTAGATAGATTAGGAATAATGGTTGCTTTGGCAGGTTTTTTTATAAGAATGGGTAATTTCTTCAATTCAGAAATCTACGGAAAACCAACAAATAGTAATTGGGGAGTAATATTTAAAGGAGACGGACAAACTATTCCACGTCATCCAACACAATTATACGAAGCATTTAGTTACCTAATTCTATTCTTTGCATTGTGGTATTTATACTGGAAAACAGATAAGAAAAACCAAACCGGATTCTTATTTGGCTTATTCATGGTTGTACTTTGGTCATTGAGATTTTTTATAGAGTTTTTAAAAGAAGCTCAAGTAGAAGGTAGAGAAGATTGGGTTTTAAACTCACTTAATACAGGTCAAATATTAAGTATTCCTTTAGTTTTAATCGGATTTTGGTTAATGTTCAGAAAAACAAAAAAAGCATAA
- a CDS encoding DUF4294 domain-containing protein: MKKFLYIYIILFTAVLSAQIKDSLPNFNEEYFLIKDGDSLMIELNEITLLPKHQFKNREDARYYFWFKRKVFKAYPYAKLASERLDSLNARLSRIESKSKRRKYTKRIQKYVEGEFTDQIKKMTRTEGRILIKLIHRQTGNTAFSNIKELRSGWRAFWYNTTANLFKLSLKKEYQPAINNEDYLIEDVLQRAFMDDKLQSQPSKLNFDFFQIAAKKKGEVNVEEYKKMFAKMKKKKKPKKKQKLQKENK, translated from the coding sequence ATGAAGAAATTCCTATACATATATATAATCTTATTTACGGCCGTTCTTTCGGCACAAATAAAAGATAGTCTACCTAACTTTAATGAAGAATACTTTCTAATTAAAGATGGCGATTCTTTAATGATAGAGCTTAATGAGATAACGTTACTCCCAAAACACCAATTTAAGAATAGGGAAGATGCACGTTATTACTTTTGGTTTAAACGAAAAGTATTCAAAGCTTATCCATATGCAAAATTAGCTTCTGAAAGGTTAGATAGTTTAAATGCACGTTTAAGTAGAATCGAATCAAAAAGTAAACGCCGTAAGTATACAAAACGAATTCAAAAATATGTAGAAGGCGAGTTTACCGATCAAATTAAAAAGATGACCAGGACAGAAGGTCGCATTCTTATAAAATTAATCCACCGACAAACAGGTAACACGGCATTCAGTAATATCAAAGAACTTCGTAGTGGTTGGCGCGCATTCTGGTACAATACAACAGCAAATCTCTTCAAGTTATCCTTAAAAAAGGAATATCAGCCAGCAATTAATAATGAAGACTATCTAATAGAAGACGTTTTACAACGAGCTTTTATGGATGATAAACTACAATCACAGCCTTCAAAACTAAATTTCGATTTCTTTCAAATAGCCGCAAAGAAGAAAGGAGAAGTAAATGTCGAAGAATACAAGAAGATGTTTGCAAAGATGAAGAAGAAGAAAAAGCCAAAGAAGAAGCAAAAACTTCAAAAAGAGAACAAGTAA
- the porQ gene encoding type IX secretion system protein PorQ, with protein MRTRFLALLFLLFLKNLTAQVGGEEVYQFLNVATSARQVALGGEVLTLVDDVSQPIWNPATITNEIDRELAVNYTSYLSGVSIGSASFAYTFNNRFGTMHASVKYLNYGSLIAADEEGNETGSFNASDIALSIGYAYNIPWSDIFIGTNIKFINSSIDNFSSNGIALDFGVLYYNPYNPWRFSIVARNLGAQLSTFNGTSEKLPFEVVAGASYKLDKVPLRWYLTLDNLQKWQVGVPNPSNSTTDLDGNTTNEEISFLDNAFRHVVVGAELFPESAINLRIGYNFRRSKELQLQNVRTFGGISFGFGLKMDKFKLNYAYSRFHTATNVSTFSLQMDLGGRNYKPKRPKSF; from the coding sequence ATGAGAACACGCTTTTTAGCTTTATTATTCCTTTTATTTTTAAAGAACTTAACTGCACAAGTCGGAGGAGAAGAAGTATATCAATTTTTAAATGTAGCTACTTCTGCAAGACAAGTTGCTTTAGGTGGTGAAGTTTTAACTTTAGTGGATGATGTTAGTCAACCAATTTGGAACCCTGCAACAATTACAAATGAAATTGATAGAGAATTAGCAGTAAATTATACTAGTTATTTATCTGGTGTAAGTATTGGCTCTGCTTCTTTTGCATATACCTTTAATAATAGATTTGGAACAATGCATGCAAGTGTTAAGTACTTGAATTATGGTTCTTTGATTGCCGCTGATGAAGAAGGAAATGAAACTGGTAGTTTTAACGCAAGTGATATTGCTTTATCTATTGGTTATGCATACAACATTCCTTGGTCGGATATTTTTATAGGTACAAACATTAAGTTTATTAACTCTTCTATAGATAACTTTTCTTCTAATGGAATTGCTCTAGACTTTGGTGTTTTGTATTACAATCCTTATAACCCTTGGAGATTTTCTATTGTTGCTAGAAATCTTGGAGCTCAACTTAGTACTTTTAATGGTACAAGTGAAAAACTACCGTTTGAAGTAGTAGCAGGTGCTTCTTATAAATTAGATAAAGTTCCGTTAAGATGGTATCTTACTTTAGATAATTTACAGAAATGGCAAGTTGGTGTTCCAAATCCTTCTAATTCTACTACAGATTTAGACGGAAATACTACAAATGAAGAAATTTCTTTTTTAGATAATGCATTTAGACATGTTGTTGTTGGTGCTGAATTATTTCCTGAAAGTGCCATTAATTTAAGAATTGGTTATAATTTTAGACGTAGTAAAGAGTTACAACTTCAAAATGTGCGAACTTTTGGAGGTATCTCTTTTGGTTTTGGGTTAAAAATGGATAAGTTTAAATTGAATTATGCATATTCTAGATTTCATACAGCAACTAATGTTAGTACTTTTAGTTTACAAATGGATTTAGGAGGAAGAAATTATAAGCCAAAAAGACCAAAAAGTTTTTAA
- the cmk gene encoding (d)CMP kinase — MSKKITIAIDGFSSTGKSTIAKQLAKELGYIYVDTGAMYRAVTLYAINKEYVSENFLNVEKLIDDLDKISLSFQFNATLGFAEMYLNGKNVEKEIRTLAVSKLVSPIATISDVRRKLVLEQQEMGKNKGIVMDGRDIGTVVFPDAELKLFMTASPDKRAKRRYKELIDRGDDVNYEEILHNVVERDRIDSTREDSPLTKAIDAIELDNSDMGLKEQFERIMSLVAQKLK, encoded by the coding sequence ATGAGTAAAAAAATAACGATTGCTATAGATGGTTTTTCATCAACAGGGAAAAGTACAATTGCAAAACAACTTGCAAAAGAACTTGGATATATTTATGTTGATACTGGTGCAATGTATAGAGCAGTTACTTTATATGCAATAAATAAAGAGTATGTCTCTGAAAATTTTTTAAATGTTGAAAAATTAATTGATGATTTAGATAAAATATCACTCTCTTTTCAATTTAATGCAACTTTAGGATTTGCTGAAATGTATTTAAATGGAAAAAATGTAGAAAAAGAAATTAGAACTTTAGCAGTTTCTAAATTAGTAAGTCCGATTGCAACTATTTCTGATGTTAGAAGAAAATTAGTACTTGAACAACAGGAAATGGGAAAGAATAAAGGTATTGTAATGGATGGTAGAGATATTGGTACTGTTGTTTTCCCAGATGCAGAATTAAAATTATTTATGACAGCTTCTCCAGATAAGCGTGCTAAAAGACGTTATAAAGAACTTATTGATAGAGGAGATGATGTTAATTATGAGGAAATTTTACATAATGTTGTTGAACGTGATAGAATTGATTCTACTAGAGAAGACTCACCATTAACAAAAGCTATTGATGCTATTGAACTGGATAATTCTGATATGGGTTTAAAAGAACAGTTTGAGCGTATTATGAGTTTAGTAGCACAAAAACTTAAATAA
- a CDS encoding 7-carboxy-7-deazaguanine synthase QueE, translating to MLKKEVQELINKGEMLPLMEEFYTIQGEGAHTGTAAYFIRIGGCDVGCHWCDVKESWNADLHPPTKTDLIVENTAKYAKTVVITGGEPLMWSLDYITNQLQEKGIKTHIETSGAYNFSGVWDWFCLSPKKGKLPLDRNYKEADELKMIIHNKDDFKFAEEQAEKVGEKCSLFLQPEWSKKEKMTPLIVDYVMENPKWKISLQTHKYLNIP from the coding sequence ATGTTGAAAAAAGAAGTACAAGAATTAATAAATAAAGGAGAAATGCTTCCGTTAATGGAAGAATTTTATACCATTCAAGGAGAAGGCGCACATACAGGAACTGCTGCCTATTTTATACGAATTGGAGGTTGCGATGTTGGTTGTCATTGGTGCGATGTTAAAGAAAGTTGGAACGCAGATTTGCATCCACCAACTAAAACAGATTTAATTGTAGAAAACACAGCTAAATACGCTAAAACTGTTGTTATTACCGGTGGAGAACCTTTAATGTGGTCCTTAGATTATATTACTAATCAGCTTCAAGAAAAAGGAATTAAAACACATATTGAAACCTCTGGAGCCTATAATTTTTCTGGAGTTTGGGATTGGTTTTGCTTATCTCCCAAAAAAGGCAAATTACCTTTAGATAGAAATTACAAAGAGGCAGATGAATTAAAAATGATCATTCATAACAAAGACGACTTTAAATTTGCTGAAGAGCAAGCTGAAAAAGTTGGTGAAAAATGTTCGCTTTTCTTACAACCAGAATGGTCTAAGAAAGAAAAAATGACACCTTTAATTGTAGATTATGTTATGGAAAATCCAAAATGGAAAATTTCACTACAAACACATAAGTATTTAAACATTCCTTAA
- a CDS encoding helicase HerA-like domain-containing protein, producing MSKNEEFLNYINEGYKTKGEFINLGAAMLGEETITDAFVKIPLKTLNRHGLIAGATGTGKTKTLQVLAENMSEQGIPVLLMDVKGDLSGLAQPSPGHAKIDERHEKIGFDFEAKKFPIEILSISEQDGVRLRATVSEFGPVLLSRILDLTETQSGIVAIIFKYCDDNKLPLLDLKDFKKILQFITAEGKEEIQAEYGRVSTASTGSILRKIVEIEQQGGALFFGEKSFEVEDLTRIDENGRGLISVLRLTDIQDRPKLFSTFMLQLLAEVYETFPEQGDSGRPELVIFIDEAHLVFDQASKALLSQIESIVKLIRSKGIGLYFVTQNPKDVPEDILAQLGMKVQHALRAFTAKDRKAIKLAAENYPDSKYYVTKDVLTQLGIGEAFVSVLNEKGIPTPLARTMLRAPMSRMDVLTPKEIKQVLDNSRLIPKYNEEVDRESAYEMLNGKIDKINKEKTEEEERKEKEKTRKRSSSTSRRSTRQNPIIKVLTSATFIRSVFGILKKVL from the coding sequence ATGAGTAAAAACGAAGAATTCTTAAATTACATTAACGAAGGTTATAAAACTAAAGGCGAGTTTATTAACCTTGGAGCAGCAATGTTAGGTGAAGAAACGATAACAGATGCGTTTGTTAAGATTCCTTTAAAAACATTGAATAGACATGGTTTAATTGCTGGAGCAACCGGAACTGGTAAAACAAAAACTTTGCAAGTTTTGGCTGAAAACATGTCGGAACAAGGAATTCCTGTTTTATTGATGGATGTTAAAGGTGATTTAAGTGGATTGGCACAACCAAGTCCAGGACATGCAAAGATTGATGAACGTCACGAAAAGATTGGTTTCGATTTTGAAGCTAAGAAGTTTCCTATAGAAATTTTATCAATATCTGAACAAGATGGAGTTCGTTTACGTGCTACGGTTTCTGAATTTGGACCAGTTTTACTTTCAAGAATTTTAGATTTAACAGAAACGCAATCCGGTATTGTAGCTATTATTTTTAAATATTGTGATGATAATAAATTACCATTATTAGATTTAAAAGACTTCAAAAAAATATTACAATTTATAACTGCTGAAGGTAAAGAAGAAATTCAGGCTGAATATGGACGTGTTTCTACTGCAAGTACAGGGTCTATTCTACGTAAAATAGTAGAAATTGAACAGCAAGGTGGTGCGTTATTCTTTGGTGAAAAATCTTTTGAAGTTGAAGATTTAACTAGAATTGATGAAAACGGACGTGGATTAATTTCAGTTTTACGTTTAACAGATATTCAAGACAGACCAAAATTATTTTCAACCTTTATGTTACAATTATTAGCTGAAGTATATGAAACTTTTCCAGAACAAGGAGATAGCGGAAGACCTGAGTTAGTAATTTTTATAGACGAAGCACATTTAGTGTTTGATCAAGCTTCTAAAGCATTATTAAGTCAAATAGAAAGCATCGTAAAGTTAATTAGATCTAAAGGAATTGGGCTGTATTTTGTAACTCAAAATCCTAAAGATGTGCCAGAAGATATTTTAGCGCAATTGGGTATGAAAGTTCAACATGCTTTAAGAGCTTTTACAGCAAAAGACAGAAAAGCTATTAAATTGGCCGCAGAAAACTATCCAGACTCAAAATATTATGTTACTAAAGACGTTTTAACTCAATTAGGAATTGGGGAAGCATTTGTTTCCGTTTTAAATGAAAAAGGGATTCCAACTCCATTAGCGCGTACAATGTTACGTGCACCAATGAGTAGAATGGACGTTTTAACTCCAAAAGAAATAAAACAAGTTTTAGATAATTCTAGGTTAATACCAAAGTACAATGAAGAAGTAGATAGAGAAAGTGCTTACGAAATGCTTAATGGTAAAATAGATAAAATAAACAAGGAGAAAACCGAAGAAGAAGAAAGAAAGGAAAAAGAGAAAACACGTAAAAGAAGTTCTTCTACTAGTAGAAGAAGTACAAGACAAAATCCAATTATTAAAGTATTAACCAGTGCTACATTTATTAGAAGTGTATTTGGTATCTTAAAAAAAGTATTATAA
- a CDS encoding cupin domain-containing protein has product MKKYTIQKTPFVVPTTDGKIIKEHFGNATDKNSKVSIAHMIAPAGWSEPFQTPKFDEYTYIISGKKQFIIDGETVVLEAGQSIKIEKHTRVQYSNPFTDECVYLAVCLPAFSIDLVNREEEL; this is encoded by the coding sequence ATGAAAAAATATACAATACAAAAAACTCCGTTTGTGGTTCCAACAACAGATGGAAAAATAATAAAAGAGCATTTTGGTAATGCTACTGATAAAAATTCTAAGGTAAGTATTGCACATATGATTGCTCCTGCTGGTTGGTCAGAACCTTTTCAAACACCTAAATTTGATGAATACACTTACATAATAAGTGGTAAAAAGCAATTTATTATAGATGGAGAAACAGTTGTTTTAGAAGCTGGTCAATCTATAAAAATTGAAAAACACACACGAGTGCAATACTCTAATCCTTTTACTGATGAATGTGTTTATTTAGCTGTTTGTCTACCTGCTTTTTCTATTGATTTGGTTAATAGAGAAGAAGAATTATAA
- a CDS encoding ZIP family metal transporter encodes MSYILLILSVILGAVLVLLKKPNKNLVRLLLAFSGAYLLSVTILHLLPEVYIHASSVKNVGILILVGILLQSVLESFSKGAEHGHIHLHTNDNKFPWLLFISLCIHAFSEGLPIHHANDNLLWAIIVHKIPIAIVLTTFLLHAKYSKQKVIFFLAIFSLMSPLGMFLSNYLPILETYNTEITAFIIGVFLHISTIILFESTENHKFNFQKFGAILLGILLTVFTL; translated from the coding sequence ATGAGTTATATTTTATTAATTTTATCAGTAATCTTAGGCGCTGTTTTGGTTTTATTAAAAAAACCAAACAAAAATTTAGTTCGTTTACTATTAGCTTTTAGTGGCGCATATTTATTATCAGTAACTATACTACATCTTTTACCAGAAGTTTATATACATGCTTCTAGCGTTAAAAATGTTGGTATTTTAATTCTCGTAGGAATTTTATTACAATCTGTTTTAGAATCATTTTCTAAAGGTGCAGAACATGGACATATTCATTTACATACTAACGACAACAAATTTCCTTGGTTATTATTTATAAGTTTATGTATTCATGCATTTTCAGAAGGTTTACCAATACATCATGCAAATGATAACTTATTATGGGCAATAATTGTACATAAAATTCCGATTGCTATAGTGTTAACAACCTTTTTATTGCATGCTAAATATAGCAAGCAAAAAGTTATTTTCTTTTTAGCAATATTTTCTTTAATGAGTCCTTTAGGTATGTTTTTATCTAATTATCTACCAATTTTAGAAACCTATAATACAGAAATTACTGCCTTTATAATTGGTGTATTCTTACACATTTCAACCATAATACTTTTTGAAAGCACTGAAAATCATAAGTTTAATTTTCAGAAATTTGGAGCAATATTATTAGGAATACTTCTAACAGTATTTACTTTATAA
- a CDS encoding class I SAM-dependent methyltransferase, protein MTVDWFTSWFNTPYYHILYKHRNDNDAQLFMKNITQFLQLPTTAHIADLPCGKGRHSVFLNSLGYKVTGGDLSKNSIKHAKQFENENLKFEVWDMRNPLENKYEAVFNLFTSFGYFEADSEDITVLKSMKNGLKEDGYLVLDFLNVAKLKESIVKKETKNIENIEFHIQREIKNGFILKHISFFADGKQHNFTEQVKFLELEKFQQYFEEVGLEIQQIFGNYKLEPFEAKTSDRLIFVLK, encoded by the coding sequence ATGACTGTTGACTGGTTTACATCTTGGTTTAATACACCATATTATCATATATTATATAAACATAGAAATGATAACGATGCGCAATTGTTTATGAAAAACATAACGCAGTTTTTACAATTACCAACCACAGCACATATTGCCGATTTACCTTGCGGTAAAGGACGTCATTCAGTTTTCTTAAATTCCCTTGGTTATAAAGTAACAGGAGGAGATTTAAGTAAAAACAGTATAAAACACGCAAAACAATTTGAAAATGAGAATTTAAAATTCGAAGTTTGGGATATGCGTAATCCCCTAGAAAACAAATACGAGGCTGTTTTTAATCTTTTTACAAGTTTTGGATATTTTGAAGCAGACAGTGAAGATATTACCGTTTTAAAGTCCATGAAAAATGGATTAAAAGAAGATGGCTATTTAGTTTTAGATTTTTTAAATGTTGCTAAATTAAAAGAAAGCATTGTAAAAAAGGAAACAAAAAACATAGAAAATATTGAGTTTCACATTCAGCGAGAAATCAAAAACGGATTTATATTAAAACACATTTCTTTTTTTGCAGATGGTAAGCAACATAATTTTACAGAACAAGTTAAGTTTTTAGAATTAGAAAAATTTCAACAATATTTTGAAGAAGTAGGTTTAGAAATACAACAAATTTTTGGTAATTATAAACTAGAACCCTTCGAAGCAAAAACATCTGATCGTTTAATTTTTGTACTAAAATGA
- a CDS encoding THUMP domain-containing class I SAM-dependent RNA methyltransferase: MTATTMKGLEGVLANELKKLGAQDVKEGIRSVSFRGDKGFLYKANIALRTAIRILKPIKFCKVYDEEDLYEAIQKIKWEKYLDAEGTFAVAAVVNSKNFTSNSHYISLKSKDGIADYFRHKYSKRPNVDLKYPDVKVHIHIQKEWLTISLDSSGDSLHKRGYRSATNIAPINEVLAAGLVMLSGYTGDENFIDPMCGSGTILIEAAMIANNIPANINRKHFGFENWKDYNEDLYYTIQDSLLKKITNSHFKIMGFDKAPSAVNKAKQNVINANLEEFIGIHHVNFFNSKKEVFGNTTILFNPPYGERLNIDVNEFYGKIGDTLKNNYPGSTAWLITSDMDALKNVGLRTSKRIPLKNGDLDTRFVKYELYEGSRKEKKRDRFETLLNNSDEEE; the protein is encoded by the coding sequence ATGACCGCAACCACCATGAAAGGTTTGGAAGGTGTGTTGGCAAATGAGCTTAAGAAATTAGGCGCACAAGATGTAAAAGAAGGAATTAGAAGCGTAAGTTTTAGAGGTGATAAAGGTTTTTTATACAAGGCAAATATTGCATTGAGAACTGCTATTAGAATCTTAAAACCCATTAAATTTTGCAAGGTATATGATGAAGAAGATTTATACGAAGCAATACAAAAAATTAAGTGGGAAAAGTATTTAGATGCGGAAGGAACATTTGCAGTTGCAGCTGTTGTAAACTCTAAGAATTTTACATCTAATTCTCATTATATTTCTTTAAAATCTAAGGATGGAATTGCAGATTATTTTAGACATAAATATAGCAAAAGACCTAATGTAGATTTAAAATATCCGGATGTAAAAGTACACATTCACATACAGAAAGAATGGTTAACTATTTCTTTAGATTCTTCTGGAGATTCTTTACATAAAAGAGGATATAGAAGTGCTACGAATATTGCACCAATAAACGAAGTTTTAGCGGCTGGTTTGGTAATGCTTTCTGGTTATACAGGTGACGAAAATTTTATTGACCCAATGTGTGGTTCTGGGACAATTTTAATTGAAGCTGCTATGATTGCTAACAATATTCCAGCAAATATTAACCGTAAGCATTTTGGTTTTGAAAACTGGAAGGATTATAATGAAGACTTGTATTATACAATTCAAGATTCGTTATTAAAAAAGATTACAAATTCGCATTTTAAAATAATGGGGTTTGATAAAGCGCCATCTGCAGTTAATAAAGCAAAACAAAACGTTATTAATGCCAATTTAGAAGAGTTTATTGGAATACATCATGTTAACTTTTTTAATTCTAAGAAAGAAGTTTTCGGTAACACTACAATTTTGTTTAATCCGCCTTATGGAGAGCGTTTAAATATTGATGTAAATGAGTTTTATGGTAAAATAGGAGATACATTAAAAAATAATTACCCTGGTTCTACAGCTTGGTTAATTACTTCTGACATGGATGCTTTAAAGAATGTTGGATTAAGAACATCAAAGAGAATACCGCTTAAAAACGGTGATTTAGATACTAGATTTGTAAAGTACGAATTGTATGAAGGAAGTAGAAAGGAAAAGAAACGAGATCGTTTTGAAACTCTTTTGAATAATTCTGACGAAGAAGAATAA